The Brachionichthys hirsutus isolate HB-005 chromosome 3, CSIRO-AGI_Bhir_v1, whole genome shotgun sequence genome has a window encoding:
- the zgc:92606 gene encoding gamma-aminobutyric acid receptor-associated protein-like 1 — MGSQYQRSVALEVRRAEGERVRAKHPDKIPIIVERALRSRAPELDKKKYLVPSDLTVGQLCFLIRQRVSLRPEEALFFFVNNSLPPSSSPLSAVYEEHHEEDLFLYMTYSNESVYGA, encoded by the exons ATGGGCAGTCAGTACCAGCGCTCAGTCGCACTGGAGGTGAGgcgagcagagggagagagagttcGAGCCAAACACCCTGACAAGATACCG atcaTTGTGGAGAGGGCTTTGAGGTCACGGGCCCCTGAACTGGACAAGAAGAAATACCTAGTGCCCTCAGATTTAACAG TGGGCCAGTTGTGCTTCCTCATTCGCCAGCGTGTGTCTTTGAGACCAGAAGAggcgctcttcttcttcgtcaaCAATTCCCTTCCCCCGTCCAGCTCCCCTCTTTCTGCTGTATATGAG GAGCACCACGAAGAGGACTTGTTTCTCTACATGACTTACAGTAATGAGAGCGTGTACGGCgcctga
- the si:dkey-26c10.5 gene encoding early activation antigen CD69, whose product MHAIATKEERKNKAVEESGLLEEAKIKALEEAEPDNYCKLRSPCEDIYSETLYDTPVKRKAGKQTEGKTRLYRAACISLTILCLVLLLIIIILYVLIQPGSTVCPGRVETAAEDTKLDLPPTCSPEECRAHFPIPTSQRWQCEHCPDGWLKFGQWCFFLSTFRLSWDESWRNCSTKGGSLAVIGSRTVQDFLTNKGSVNYWTGLRRNGDMWTWPGNIVLKTSYWADAPLNGDCVILRGGNSPEKNWIRAPCQAYTYFICQLQL is encoded by the exons ATGCATGCGATCGCcacaaaggaagaaagaaaaaataaagctgtGGAAGAAAGTGGACTTCTGGAAGAGGCCAAAATTAAAg CTTTAGAGGAAGCAGAACCAGACAACTATTGCAAGTTACGAAGTCCGTGTGAGGATATCTATTCAGAAACTCTGTACGACACTCCGGTTAAAAGAAAAGCAG GCAAACAGACTGAGGGCAAGACGCGTCTGTACCGTGCTGCATGCATATCCCTCACAATACTGTGCCTGGTCCTGCTGCTGATTATCATTATCCTCTATGTGCTAA TCCAACCTGGATCCACAGTCTGCCCAGGGAGAGTGGAAACTGCAGCAGAAGACACAAAGCTTGACTTGCCGCCTACTTGCAGCCCAGAAGAGTGCCGGGCTCATTTCCCCATCCCTACATCCCAAC GCTGGCAGTGTGAGCATTGCCCTGACGGATGGCTGAAGTTTGGCCAATGGTGTTTCTTCCTTTCCACCTTCAGGCTGAGCTGGGATGAGAGCTGGAGGAACTGCAGCACTAAAGGAGGATCTCTGGCTGTTATCGGCAGCAGAACAGTTCAG GACTTCCTGACTAACAAGGGGTCAGTGAATTACTGGACCGGTCTGAGACGGAACGGAGACATGTGGACCTGGCCTGGCAACATTGTGCTTAAAACAAG TTATTGGGCAGACGCTCCATTAAATGGTGATTGCGTGATCCTCAGAGGTGGAAACTCACCTGAGAAGAACTGGATCAGAGCTCCCTGCCAAGCCTACACATACTTCATCTGTCAGCTGCAGCTGTAA
- the trpv6 gene encoding transient receptor potential cation channel subfamily V member 6, with the protein MSPSRARSAPSELNHWWSQLRFRLQNKKGWNEMLDETFLFYTKHINDIPLFYAAKRNNADCIKKLLSCASTNIFERGGLGETALHVAVMNDNLEAAVALMDGAPELINEPMTSELFQGVTPLHIAVVNQNINLVHHLIGRGGDVATPRVTGLYFKKRIGGLVYYGEHVLSFAACAGNEDIISMVMDAGASTRVQDYRGNTVLHILVLQPNKTIACQAIDLIMARDAELDQSVPLDMVANSRGLTPFKLAAKEGNIVAFQHLVNKRRLVQWSLGPLTSYLYDLTEIDSWADSTSVLELIVGSPQREARGILEVTPVRQLVSLKWNLYGKHYFRLLLVFYLLYIGTFTLCCAYRPLKDAPENYTKSDMDKTIRVQKTLDESYVTYEDNLRLAGEIISVLGALIILLLEIPDILRVGAKRYFGQTALGGPFHVILISYACLVVLLCVFRASEVQGEAVVMALCLVLGWSNVMFFARGFEMLGPYVIMIQKIIFGDLTKFMWLSFIVLIGFSTSLWMVYMTQEPESIPSYRSFPITLFSQFELSVGLIDLPVDHTVATPPIVHVLHCAFSVVSYILLLNLLIAMMSDTHWRVAQERDELWRTQVVATTLMLERRLPRCLWPRLGVCGLNYGLRENWYLRVEDRNDPMFQKMRRYIKAFSKDDEKEEKLDAMKESISGTPELRPKNRGVFNNRRSLTGWQMIRHSALGLEMGQEELTEDQDIQYV; encoded by the exons ATGTCGCCGTCTCGTGCCAGATCCGCTCCGAGCGAGCTCAACCATTGGTGGAGCCAGCTGAGGTTTCGCCTTCAAAATAAGAAAGGATGGAACGAGATGTTGGATGAGACATTTCTGTTCTACACCAAAca CATAAATGACATTCCCCTATTCTATGCGGCTAAGAGGAACAATGCAGACTGCATCAAGAAGCTCCTAAGTTGTGCATCCACTAACATCTTTGAGCGAG GTGGCCTTGGTGAGACGGCGCTTCACGTAGCAGTGATGAATGATAACCTGGAAGCTGCTGTAGCTCTGATGGACGGAGCCCCGGAACTTATAAACGAACCCATGACCTCCGAGCTCTTCCAAG GCGTGACTCCTCTCCACATCGCCGTGGTGAATCAGAACATCAATCTGGTTCATCATCTGATTGGTCGCGGTGGTGACGTGGCTACACCTCGAGTCACTGGGCTGTACTTCAAGAAAAGAATAGGAGGACTCGTGTATTATG GTGAGCACGTCCTTTCTTTTGCTGCATGTGCCGGGAATGAGGACATTATTTCCATGGTAATGGACGCGGGGGCCAGCACCAGGGTCCAGGATTACCGTG GTAACACGGTGCTTCACATTTTGGTACTGCAACCCAACAAGACAATTGCATGTCAGGCCATTGACCTGATAATGGCACGTGATGCCGAGCTCGACCAGTCAGTTCCACTCGACATGGTGGCCAACTCCCGAGGCCTTACACCTTTTAAACTCGCTGCCAAAGAGGGAAACATCGTT GCATTCCAGCATTTAGTTAATAAAAGGCGTTTAGTCCAGTGGAGTCTGGGACCTTTGACCTCTTACCTCTACGACCTGACGGAGATCGATTCATGGGCCGACAGCACGTCAGTGCTGGAGCTCATCGTGGGCAGTCCACAGAGAGAG GCCAGAGGGATACTTGAAGTGACCCCGGTGAGGCAGCTGGTGAGTCTGAAGTGGAACCTGTATGGAAAACATTACTTCAG GCTGCTGTTGGTATTTTACCTTCTTTATATTGGAACCTTCACACTGTGCTGTGCATATCGCCCCCTGAAGGACGCGCCGGAGAACTACACAAAGTCAGACATGGACAAAACCATCCGAGTTCAGAAAACTCTTGAT GAAAGTTATGTGACATATGAGGACAACCTACGACTGGCAGGCGAGATCATTAGTGTCCTGGGAGCTTTGATCATCCTGTTGCTGGAG ATCCCTGATATACTGAGGGTGGGGGCAAAGCGCTACTTTGGACAGACAGCACTGGGAGGCCCCTTCCATGTTATTCT CATCAGCTACGCCTGCTTGGTGGTGCTGCTGTGCGTGTTCAGAGCCAGCGAGGTGCAGGGGGAAGCTGTGGTGATGGCGCTGTGCTTAGTCCTTGGCTGGAGCAACGTGATGTTCTTCGCCCGAGGTTTTGAAATGCTGGGCCCTTATGTCATCATGATACAGAAG ATCATATTTGGAGACCTGACAAAGTTTATGTGGCTGAGTTTCATTGTGCTCATCGGTTTTTCCACCT CCCTGTGGATGGTCTATATGACCCAGGAGCCGGAGTCCATTCCTTCGTATCGCTCCTTTCCCATCACCCTCTTCTCCCAGTTCGAGCTCAGCGTGGGGCTGATCGATCTGCCCGTGGACCACACTGTCGCTACGCCCCCGATCGTCCATGTGCTGCACTGCGCCTTCTCGGTGGTCTCGTACATCCTTCTGCTAAATCTACTGATAGCCATGATGAGTGACACCCACTGGAGAGTGGCCCAGGAGAGAGACGAGCTCTGGAGGACTCAG GTGGTAGCTACAACTTTgatgctggagaggaggctGCCCCGCTGCCTGTGGCCTCGACTTGGGGTGTGTGGCCTCAACTATGGTCTGCGGGAGAACTGGTATCTCAG AGTCGAGGACAGAAATGACCCGATGTTTCAAAAGATGAGGCGCTACATCAAAGCTTTCTCCAAAGATGACgaaaaagaagagaagctcGACGCGATGAAGGAGTCGATCTCAGGGACCCCCGAGCTCAGACCCAAAAACAGAGGAGTTTTTAACAACAGGAGGTCTCTGACTGGGTGGCAGATGATTCGCCACAGCGCTTTGGGTTTGGAGATGGGTCAGGAGGAGCTGACGGAGGACCAGGACATACAATATGTGTGA